Proteins from one Malaya genurostris strain Urasoe2022 chromosome 2, Malgen_1.1, whole genome shotgun sequence genomic window:
- the LOC131427422 gene encoding transmembrane protease serine 3-like isoform X2, protein MRLKTNVPLHGIFIDVIFDGQIYVFGAYFKDVTTKDNQNFHIEDKSYRLNAGETLILKFYVKHSDYERIPQLHQIRFNGQNICVDVPTVRPVTDQHVKTSVVSSSHDRPVVYPGETVRRESQPKTNDSKHDNGVVHSVQPINSVVYHSPDDLSTNTHVFFASLDKSFHSIKSSHEETGSAKALPELQQDPLNVKPRFSDSSNISNESSSKRKQQSHIPKIPFDYDPIQDPTIWRKPPNSQYSTERSIPKPTKQSTSSYEPSRENNFAVGRTTKAPDDHQSSREYRTSSPIEAVSYAEEDTYKRVKTSTAKPSYFQGDYAFIQNVESSTHHINSYDEDICGTIVPKANPLVTHGSPANHAQFPWHGALYRSSITELKYLCGATLISARFSLTAAHCVALEKSRQPVESGSLLVYFGKTNLKQWNGPEQDAKIDRVLIHPDYNYERFFADIALLKQKDDVRFSHFVRPACLWNFDEDYKILINKVGFVPGWGYNEKGLVSEQLSFAQMPVVAHETCIWSNRDFFSKVTSNTSFCAGFRNGTSVCNGDSGGGMVFKQGNRWFLRGIVSVSAALQNKVSCDPNHYAVFTDVAKFLRWINSYM, encoded by the exons ATGCGATTGAAAACCAACGTACCTCTGCACGGGATATTCATCGACGTGATCTTCGATGGTCAGATTTACGTATTCGGG GCTTACTTCAAAGATGTCACAACTAAGGATAACCAAAACTTCCACATCGAGGACAAATCGTACCGACTGAACGCTGGCGAAACattgatattgaaattttacgTTAAACACTCGGATTACGAGCGAATTCCGCAACTGCACCAAATTCGTTTCAATGGGCAGAACATTTGCGTTGATGTGCCCACCGTAAGACCGGTTACCGATCAACATGTTAAAACAAGTGTGGTGAGCTCCTCGCATGATCGACCGGTAGTCTATCCTGGTGAAACGGTTAGGCGTGAAAGTCAACCAAAAAC CAATGACAGCAAACATGATAACGGtgtagttcattctgttcaaccAATTAACTCGGTCGTTTATCATAGTCCTGATGACCTTTCTACTAACACGCACGTCTTTTTTGCCtcccttgacaaatcttttcaTTCCATTAAGTCTTCTCATGAGGAGACCGGTTCCGCTAAAGCCCTCCCGGAGTTACAGCAAGATCCTTTAAACGTTAAACCAAG ATTTTCAGATTCATCCAACATTTCTAATGAATCTAGCAGTAAGCGGAAACAGCAATCTCACATCCCCAAAATCCCATTTGACTACGATCCAATACAGGATCCTACAATTTGGAGAAAACCTCCGAATAGTCAGTATTCGACTGAGAGATCTATTCCCAAGCCAACCAAGCAATCGACATCTAGCTACGAACCGTCTCGGGAGAATAACTTCGCTGTTGGTCGAACTACTAAAGCTCCAGATGATCATCAATCTAGCAGAGAGTATCGAACGAGTTCACCGATAGAAGCCGTTTCGTATGCTGAAGAAGATACATACAAACGGGTGAAAACTTCAACTGCGAAACCAAGCTATTTTCAGGGAGACTACGCTTTTATTCAGAACGTCGAAAGCTCA ACACACCACATTAACTCCTACGACGAGGACATCTGTGGCACGATCGTACCGAAGGCTAATCCACTGGTAACCCACGGATCACCGGCTAATCATGCACAATTCCCATGGCACGGAGCTCTCTACCGATCATCGATTACCGAGCTGAAGTACCTTTGCGGGGCGACATTGATTTCTGCCCGGTTTTCCCTAACAGCAGCGCATTGTGTGGCACTGGAGAAATCTCGGCAACCGGTGGAATCCGGTAGTTTGCTGGTTTACTTCGGTAAGACAAACCTAAAGCAATGGAACGGACCCGAACAGGATGCTAAAATCGATCGGGTGCTGATTCACCCGGATTACAATTACGAACGGTTCTTTGCCGACATCGCTCTGTTAAAACAAAAGGACGATGTTAGATTTAGTCACTTCGTACGGCCGGCTTGTCTCTGGAACTTTGACGAAGACTACAAGATACTGATCAACAAGGTTGGCTTTGTTCCCGGTTGGGGTTACAACGAGAAGGGACTGGTAAGCGAACAACTGTCCTTCGCACAGATGCCGGTGGTTGCTCACGAGACGTGCATTTGGTCGAATCGAGATTTCTTCAGCAAAGTGACTTCCAACACCTCCTTCTGTGCTGGTTTCCGTAACG GAACGTCCGTTTGTAATGGAGATAGCGGTGGTGGAATGGTATTCAAGCAAGGCAATCGGTGGTTCCTGCGGGGAATTGTTTCGGTTAGTGCTGCTCTGCAGAATAAGGTCAGCTGCGATCCGAATCATTACGCCGTGTTTACGGATGTGGCCAAGTTTTTGAGGTGGATCAACAGTTATATGTAG
- the LOC131427422 gene encoding uncharacterized protein LOC131427422 isoform X1, producing MKAIIITALLVTSISNSHQKTSPCPTVFNYDEQEDNQNTWYGTMRLKTNVPLHGIFIDVIFDGQIYVFGAYFKDVTTKDNQNFHIEDKSYRLNAGETLILKFYVKHSDYERIPQLHQIRFNGQNICVDVPTVRPVTDQHVKTSVVSSSHDRPVVYPGETVRRESQPKTNDSKHDNGVVHSVQPINSVVYHSPDDLSTNTHVFFASLDKSFHSIKSSHEETGSAKALPELQQDPLNVKPRFSDSSNISNESSSKRKQQSHIPKIPFDYDPIQDPTIWRKPPNSQYSTERSIPKPTKQSTSSYEPSRENNFAVGRTTKAPDDHQSSREYRTSSPIEAVSYAEEDTYKRVKTSTAKPSYFQGDYAFIQNVESSTHHINSYDEDICGTIVPKANPLVTHGSPANHAQFPWHGALYRSSITELKYLCGATLISARFSLTAAHCVALEKSRQPVESGSLLVYFGKTNLKQWNGPEQDAKIDRVLIHPDYNYERFFADIALLKQKDDVRFSHFVRPACLWNFDEDYKILINKVGFVPGWGYNEKGLVSEQLSFAQMPVVAHETCIWSNRDFFSKVTSNTSFCAGFRNGTSVCNGDSGGGMVFKQGNRWFLRGIVSVSAALQNKVSCDPNHYAVFTDVAKFLRWINSYM from the exons ATGAAG GCAATCATCATCACCGCGCTATTGGTGACAAGCATATCCAACAGTCACCAGAAAACGTCACCCTGTCCGACGGTGTTCAATTACGATGAACAGGAAGATAACCAAAACACTTGGTACGGAACGATGCGATTGAAAACCAACGTACCTCTGCACGGGATATTCATCGACGTGATCTTCGATGGTCAGATTTACGTATTCGGG GCTTACTTCAAAGATGTCACAACTAAGGATAACCAAAACTTCCACATCGAGGACAAATCGTACCGACTGAACGCTGGCGAAACattgatattgaaattttacgTTAAACACTCGGATTACGAGCGAATTCCGCAACTGCACCAAATTCGTTTCAATGGGCAGAACATTTGCGTTGATGTGCCCACCGTAAGACCGGTTACCGATCAACATGTTAAAACAAGTGTGGTGAGCTCCTCGCATGATCGACCGGTAGTCTATCCTGGTGAAACGGTTAGGCGTGAAAGTCAACCAAAAAC CAATGACAGCAAACATGATAACGGtgtagttcattctgttcaaccAATTAACTCGGTCGTTTATCATAGTCCTGATGACCTTTCTACTAACACGCACGTCTTTTTTGCCtcccttgacaaatcttttcaTTCCATTAAGTCTTCTCATGAGGAGACCGGTTCCGCTAAAGCCCTCCCGGAGTTACAGCAAGATCCTTTAAACGTTAAACCAAG ATTTTCAGATTCATCCAACATTTCTAATGAATCTAGCAGTAAGCGGAAACAGCAATCTCACATCCCCAAAATCCCATTTGACTACGATCCAATACAGGATCCTACAATTTGGAGAAAACCTCCGAATAGTCAGTATTCGACTGAGAGATCTATTCCCAAGCCAACCAAGCAATCGACATCTAGCTACGAACCGTCTCGGGAGAATAACTTCGCTGTTGGTCGAACTACTAAAGCTCCAGATGATCATCAATCTAGCAGAGAGTATCGAACGAGTTCACCGATAGAAGCCGTTTCGTATGCTGAAGAAGATACATACAAACGGGTGAAAACTTCAACTGCGAAACCAAGCTATTTTCAGGGAGACTACGCTTTTATTCAGAACGTCGAAAGCTCA ACACACCACATTAACTCCTACGACGAGGACATCTGTGGCACGATCGTACCGAAGGCTAATCCACTGGTAACCCACGGATCACCGGCTAATCATGCACAATTCCCATGGCACGGAGCTCTCTACCGATCATCGATTACCGAGCTGAAGTACCTTTGCGGGGCGACATTGATTTCTGCCCGGTTTTCCCTAACAGCAGCGCATTGTGTGGCACTGGAGAAATCTCGGCAACCGGTGGAATCCGGTAGTTTGCTGGTTTACTTCGGTAAGACAAACCTAAAGCAATGGAACGGACCCGAACAGGATGCTAAAATCGATCGGGTGCTGATTCACCCGGATTACAATTACGAACGGTTCTTTGCCGACATCGCTCTGTTAAAACAAAAGGACGATGTTAGATTTAGTCACTTCGTACGGCCGGCTTGTCTCTGGAACTTTGACGAAGACTACAAGATACTGATCAACAAGGTTGGCTTTGTTCCCGGTTGGGGTTACAACGAGAAGGGACTGGTAAGCGAACAACTGTCCTTCGCACAGATGCCGGTGGTTGCTCACGAGACGTGCATTTGGTCGAATCGAGATTTCTTCAGCAAAGTGACTTCCAACACCTCCTTCTGTGCTGGTTTCCGTAACG GAACGTCCGTTTGTAATGGAGATAGCGGTGGTGGAATGGTATTCAAGCAAGGCAATCGGTGGTTCCTGCGGGGAATTGTTTCGGTTAGTGCTGCTCTGCAGAATAAGGTCAGCTGCGATCCGAATCATTACGCCGTGTTTACGGATGTGGCCAAGTTTTTGAGGTGGATCAACAGTTATATGTAG
- the LOC131427422 gene encoding serine protease gd-like isoform X3 translates to MKAIIITALLVTSISNSHQKTSPCPTVFNYDEQEDNQNTWYGTMRLKTNVPLHGIFIDVIFDGQIYVFGAYFKDVTTKDNQNFHIEDKSYRLNAGETLILKFYVKHSDYERIPQLHQIRFNGQNICVDVPTVRPVTDQHVKTSVVSSSHDRPVVYPGETVRRESQPKTFSDSSNISNESSSKRKQQSHIPKIPFDYDPIQDPTIWRKPPNSQYSTERSIPKPTKQSTSSYEPSRENNFAVGRTTKAPDDHQSSREYRTSSPIEAVSYAEEDTYKRVKTSTAKPSYFQGDYAFIQNVESSTHHINSYDEDICGTIVPKANPLVTHGSPANHAQFPWHGALYRSSITELKYLCGATLISARFSLTAAHCVALEKSRQPVESGSLLVYFGKTNLKQWNGPEQDAKIDRVLIHPDYNYERFFADIALLKQKDDVRFSHFVRPACLWNFDEDYKILINKVGFVPGWGYNEKGLVSEQLSFAQMPVVAHETCIWSNRDFFSKVTSNTSFCAGFRNGTSVCNGDSGGGMVFKQGNRWFLRGIVSVSAALQNKVSCDPNHYAVFTDVAKFLRWINSYM, encoded by the exons ATGAAG GCAATCATCATCACCGCGCTATTGGTGACAAGCATATCCAACAGTCACCAGAAAACGTCACCCTGTCCGACGGTGTTCAATTACGATGAACAGGAAGATAACCAAAACACTTGGTACGGAACGATGCGATTGAAAACCAACGTACCTCTGCACGGGATATTCATCGACGTGATCTTCGATGGTCAGATTTACGTATTCGGG GCTTACTTCAAAGATGTCACAACTAAGGATAACCAAAACTTCCACATCGAGGACAAATCGTACCGACTGAACGCTGGCGAAACattgatattgaaattttacgTTAAACACTCGGATTACGAGCGAATTCCGCAACTGCACCAAATTCGTTTCAATGGGCAGAACATTTGCGTTGATGTGCCCACCGTAAGACCGGTTACCGATCAACATGTTAAAACAAGTGTGGTGAGCTCCTCGCATGATCGACCGGTAGTCTATCCTGGTGAAACGGTTAGGCGTGAAAGTCAACCAAAAAC ATTTTCAGATTCATCCAACATTTCTAATGAATCTAGCAGTAAGCGGAAACAGCAATCTCACATCCCCAAAATCCCATTTGACTACGATCCAATACAGGATCCTACAATTTGGAGAAAACCTCCGAATAGTCAGTATTCGACTGAGAGATCTATTCCCAAGCCAACCAAGCAATCGACATCTAGCTACGAACCGTCTCGGGAGAATAACTTCGCTGTTGGTCGAACTACTAAAGCTCCAGATGATCATCAATCTAGCAGAGAGTATCGAACGAGTTCACCGATAGAAGCCGTTTCGTATGCTGAAGAAGATACATACAAACGGGTGAAAACTTCAACTGCGAAACCAAGCTATTTTCAGGGAGACTACGCTTTTATTCAGAACGTCGAAAGCTCA ACACACCACATTAACTCCTACGACGAGGACATCTGTGGCACGATCGTACCGAAGGCTAATCCACTGGTAACCCACGGATCACCGGCTAATCATGCACAATTCCCATGGCACGGAGCTCTCTACCGATCATCGATTACCGAGCTGAAGTACCTTTGCGGGGCGACATTGATTTCTGCCCGGTTTTCCCTAACAGCAGCGCATTGTGTGGCACTGGAGAAATCTCGGCAACCGGTGGAATCCGGTAGTTTGCTGGTTTACTTCGGTAAGACAAACCTAAAGCAATGGAACGGACCCGAACAGGATGCTAAAATCGATCGGGTGCTGATTCACCCGGATTACAATTACGAACGGTTCTTTGCCGACATCGCTCTGTTAAAACAAAAGGACGATGTTAGATTTAGTCACTTCGTACGGCCGGCTTGTCTCTGGAACTTTGACGAAGACTACAAGATACTGATCAACAAGGTTGGCTTTGTTCCCGGTTGGGGTTACAACGAGAAGGGACTGGTAAGCGAACAACTGTCCTTCGCACAGATGCCGGTGGTTGCTCACGAGACGTGCATTTGGTCGAATCGAGATTTCTTCAGCAAAGTGACTTCCAACACCTCCTTCTGTGCTGGTTTCCGTAACG GAACGTCCGTTTGTAATGGAGATAGCGGTGGTGGAATGGTATTCAAGCAAGGCAATCGGTGGTTCCTGCGGGGAATTGTTTCGGTTAGTGCTGCTCTGCAGAATAAGGTCAGCTGCGATCCGAATCATTACGCCGTGTTTACGGATGTGGCCAAGTTTTTGAGGTGGATCAACAGTTATATGTAG